The following coding sequences are from one Hyalangium gracile window:
- a CDS encoding ribonuclease H-like domain-containing protein: protein MDLKRKLARLSSIGPGGKPAVASSAPAEAEKPAAAAQAAPTPEAPKTQDPRIAALRKMLGDWAERQEMSSGRRRATVAPPPGPLPAEPRQTPHGLVHVAERVLPPEHHHGSAPLAGACDVEAPLVASLALDPRLAGVDFRRVLYLDTETTGLAGGTGTVPFLVGLAWFEGRSLRVHQLFLRRLGEEAPLLRVLAERMAQSSALVTFNGKSFDWPLLRTRFVLNRVSVPAELPHLDLLHCSRRVFKHRGSGTRLVHLEEQILGHRRVGDVDGSLIPDLYFRFLRGGSSAALTPVIEHNANDLLLLAALLGELVRRFRTNHAEQEDPRDLLGFAGVAMRAGDHERAQSFARAAAKGGGTVSVAALTLASQLSRRAGDPQSAVALLQQALTSARGAQAAPLHLALTKLYEHSLKDPTQALHHARLTTTAETPEEQRHRILRLERKVARGARGDAPAPGGPPPRAGL, encoded by the coding sequence GTGGACCTGAAGCGCAAGCTTGCACGGCTCTCCAGCATCGGCCCCGGCGGCAAGCCGGCGGTGGCCTCGTCCGCGCCCGCCGAGGCGGAGAAGCCTGCTGCCGCCGCTCAGGCGGCTCCCACGCCCGAGGCGCCGAAGACGCAGGATCCCCGCATCGCGGCGCTGCGCAAGATGCTGGGCGACTGGGCCGAGCGCCAGGAGATGTCGTCGGGGCGCCGGCGGGCGACCGTCGCGCCGCCTCCGGGGCCACTGCCCGCGGAGCCCCGGCAGACGCCTCATGGGCTGGTCCACGTCGCGGAGCGCGTGCTGCCGCCGGAGCACCACCATGGCTCGGCTCCGCTCGCGGGGGCGTGTGACGTGGAGGCACCGCTGGTGGCCAGCCTCGCGCTGGATCCGAGGCTGGCGGGCGTGGACTTCCGGCGGGTGCTCTACCTGGACACGGAGACGACCGGGCTGGCGGGAGGAACGGGCACGGTGCCCTTCCTCGTGGGGCTGGCGTGGTTCGAGGGGCGCTCGCTCCGGGTGCACCAGCTCTTCCTGCGCCGGCTGGGCGAGGAGGCGCCGCTGCTGCGCGTGCTGGCCGAGCGCATGGCGCAGTCCTCCGCCCTGGTGACCTTCAACGGGAAGAGCTTCGACTGGCCGCTGCTGCGGACCCGCTTCGTGCTCAACCGGGTGTCCGTGCCCGCGGAGCTGCCCCACCTCGATCTGCTGCACTGCTCCCGGCGGGTGTTCAAGCACCGCGGCTCCGGGACGCGGCTGGTGCACCTGGAGGAGCAGATACTCGGACACCGCCGGGTGGGGGACGTGGACGGCTCGCTCATCCCGGACCTGTACTTCCGCTTCCTGCGCGGCGGGAGCAGCGCGGCGCTCACGCCGGTCATCGAGCACAACGCGAACGATCTCCTGCTCCTGGCGGCCCTGCTGGGCGAGCTGGTGCGCCGCTTCCGGACGAACCACGCGGAGCAGGAGGACCCGCGCGATCTGCTCGGCTTCGCGGGCGTGGCGATGCGAGCCGGGGACCATGAGCGGGCGCAGTCCTTCGCCCGGGCCGCGGCGAAGGGCGGAGGCACGGTGAGCGTCGCGGCGCTCACGCTGGCCTCCCAGCTCTCACGCCGGGCGGGAGATCCCCAGTCGGCGGTGGCCCTGCTGCAGCAGGCACTCACCTCGGCCCGAGGAGCCCAGGCCGCGCCTCTCCACCTGGCGCTGACCAAGCTGTACGAGCACTCGCTCAAGGATCCGACCCAGGCCCTGCACCACGCGCGGCTCACCACCACCGCCGAGACGCCCGAGGAGCAGCGTCACCGCATCCTGCGCCTGGAGCGCAAGGTGGCTCGAGGCGCACGGGGGGACGCGCCGGCCCCCGGGGGGCCGCCACCCCGCGCCGGTCTCTGA
- a CDS encoding oxygenase MpaB family protein, whose amino-acid sequence MDSMRERCDPPADEAVRLLFQKDQVPAANALMKQLVVNENISLEMLSPPLRDYFQRSGQLPSWADMKLVQQGEELFGRYGPHIIVALFCASLPSCYAAAKGVRVLHLTARLETDPARRIMETAQMIVDVMTPGGLAQGGQGLRSAQKVRLMHAAVRHLIHRSGHWNPAWGQPINQEDMAGTLLTFSTVVLQALERMGCELSETERRAYYHAWRVVGHVMGIDERLLPEQLEHGLRLMERIQRRQYAATPEGRTMTKALLGMMEHILPGNLFDGMPATLTRQLVGNTTADLLAVPTADWTRLLLGPLKVLGWVSDEAVDFQGPRAAKLVGMLGRRLTEGLFWMNRGPERVPFRLPTTLRQSWDVRGWERA is encoded by the coding sequence ATGGACTCCATGCGGGAGCGGTGCGATCCCCCCGCGGACGAGGCCGTTCGCCTCCTCTTCCAGAAGGATCAGGTTCCCGCGGCCAACGCGCTGATGAAGCAGCTGGTGGTGAACGAGAACATCTCGCTGGAGATGCTCTCACCGCCGCTGCGGGACTACTTCCAGCGCAGCGGCCAGCTGCCCTCCTGGGCGGACATGAAGCTCGTCCAGCAGGGAGAGGAGCTCTTCGGGCGCTACGGCCCTCACATCATCGTCGCGCTCTTCTGCGCGTCACTGCCCTCCTGCTACGCCGCGGCGAAGGGGGTGCGGGTGCTCCACCTCACGGCGAGGCTGGAGACGGACCCTGCCCGTCGCATCATGGAGACGGCCCAGATGATCGTCGACGTCATGACGCCCGGCGGCCTGGCGCAGGGAGGCCAGGGCCTGCGGTCGGCGCAGAAGGTGCGCCTCATGCACGCCGCCGTGCGTCACCTCATCCACCGCAGCGGCCACTGGAACCCCGCGTGGGGGCAGCCCATCAACCAGGAGGACATGGCGGGCACGCTGCTCACCTTCTCCACCGTCGTGCTCCAGGCCCTGGAGAGGATGGGCTGTGAGCTCTCGGAGACCGAGCGGCGGGCCTACTACCACGCATGGCGCGTGGTAGGGCACGTGATGGGCATCGACGAGCGCCTGCTGCCAGAGCAGCTGGAGCACGGGCTGCGCCTGATGGAGCGCATCCAGCGGAGGCAGTACGCCGCCACGCCCGAGGGACGCACGATGACGAAGGCCCTCCTGGGGATGATGGAGCACATCCTTCCGGGCAACCTCTTCGACGGCATGCCGGCCACGCTCACGCGCCAGCTGGTGGGCAACACCACCGCGGATCTGCTCGCGGTGCCCACCGCGGACTGGACGCGCTTGCTGCTGGGTCCCCTGAAGGTGCTCGGCTGGGTGAGCGACGAGGCGGTGGACTTCCAGGGCCCCAGGGCGGCGAAGCTGGTCGGGATGCTCGGGCGCAGGTTGACGGAGGGCCTCTTCTGGATGAACCGCGGTCCGGAGCGAGTGCCCTTCCGCCTGCCCACCACGCTGCGCCAGTCCTGGGACGTGCGCGGCTGGGAGCGGGCCTGA
- a CDS encoding carboxypeptidase regulatory-like domain-containing protein, with protein MRKWLVIGAAALLVVVGVAAFWLGPASSKPERRSTSGAPGAAPARALPEFQAVEVSSGDAEGLGLTGRVLDPTGRPISGAEVFLAASAQKTISSVRCDECGQPLLSCPARETGLQALAFFEHQHGFLTPRATERTDAQGRFRFQHLAGVSFSVWAKAPGYGVAMRQRAAPGEPVELFLPTLRSITGQVLDDAGQPVPGARIHAVSRRTALPDQAVAGGEGFFTLDGLGEGPFYIVASAEGFLPSVEAQVEAGPQPVNLRLTPTRTLEVRVVHEGAPVAATVRVKGDHLARELRTQGEPARFTELYPDELVITAEAGNLGSAPRILTLKERVTQVTVELEEAGRLLVTVVDDAGQPVPQPELTLRTAKGEVIRKERVATGALAELGPLGVGDYMLSGQAEGFRDVDMPARVKAGETQIELEMTRATLISGQVIDEYGRPAPNVSVLVQPTGDNVIADVEGRFTAQVPSPGLYELHAHHSEWGGGRLKVTAPATDVRLELQPAAAMEVTVMSQGRRVEGADVVLWVDQQGIFRSDRPSGPDGVVPMRGLPVGSYWMVASHADYLPSERQQVQVDDGQVTKVTAELRPGATLTGDVADDQGAPVAGATLVVMPRGGEPVASDGRGHFEIRALRPETTYRVEARHPGYDQVERAEGRAGGPPVKVVLKRRPVFRGRVMGDDGAPVKRFRLDEHDVSSPDGRFEVALPVAGDRVIVSVDAPGYEPMMVDRPVTPDLGDLVLQRAPTLSGLVRDEGGAPVADAVVTCEVCDESVLSGPDGRFTLASPPYVTQFSVSARKGRLSATMPLLRGLDGPVELTLRPATRVSGTVYLPGGQPAAGFQLEGVNADRGDPVVVVTGPDGQYSVDLAPGNYRFMLGADREFAGEPALLVRVDGVEQRLNIGPAPGTGAITVLLRPERGKALWVVAGDVQGLGSPPTELLRAGYGQMIYQPRTERVTLQGLPPGRYTVVWGNFHAETPGGPVVQTVEVPGSREVSLVR; from the coding sequence ATGCGCAAATGGCTCGTCATAGGGGCGGCGGCTCTCCTGGTGGTGGTCGGCGTGGCCGCGTTCTGGCTCGGTCCGGCGTCCTCGAAGCCGGAGCGCCGCTCCACGTCCGGGGCGCCCGGCGCTGCTCCGGCTCGAGCGCTGCCTGAGTTCCAGGCGGTCGAGGTGTCCTCCGGAGACGCCGAGGGGCTGGGGCTCACGGGCCGGGTGCTGGACCCGACCGGCCGTCCCATCTCCGGCGCGGAGGTCTTCCTCGCGGCGAGCGCGCAGAAGACGATCTCCTCCGTGCGCTGCGACGAGTGCGGCCAGCCGCTGCTCTCCTGCCCGGCGCGCGAGACCGGCCTGCAGGCGCTGGCCTTCTTCGAGCACCAGCACGGCTTCCTCACGCCGAGGGCCACCGAGCGCACGGACGCGCAGGGGCGGTTCCGCTTCCAGCACCTCGCGGGGGTGTCCTTCTCCGTGTGGGCGAAGGCGCCGGGCTACGGCGTGGCGATGCGGCAGCGCGCCGCCCCTGGCGAGCCGGTGGAGCTGTTCCTGCCCACCCTCCGCAGCATCACCGGGCAGGTGTTGGATGACGCCGGGCAGCCCGTGCCGGGGGCGCGCATCCACGCGGTGTCTCGCCGCACGGCGCTGCCCGATCAGGCGGTGGCTGGCGGCGAGGGCTTCTTCACGCTGGACGGGCTGGGCGAGGGACCTTTCTACATCGTCGCCAGCGCGGAGGGCTTCCTGCCCTCCGTGGAGGCCCAGGTGGAGGCGGGGCCGCAGCCGGTGAACCTGCGGCTGACACCGACGCGCACGCTGGAGGTGCGGGTGGTGCACGAGGGGGCTCCGGTGGCGGCCACGGTGCGGGTGAAGGGCGATCACCTCGCGCGCGAGCTGCGCACCCAGGGCGAGCCGGCGCGCTTCACGGAGCTGTACCCGGACGAGCTGGTCATCACCGCCGAGGCGGGCAACCTGGGCTCGGCGCCGCGCATCCTCACCCTGAAGGAGCGCGTCACTCAGGTGACAGTGGAATTGGAGGAAGCGGGCCGGCTGCTCGTCACGGTGGTGGACGACGCGGGGCAGCCCGTGCCCCAGCCCGAGCTGACGCTGCGCACCGCCAAGGGCGAGGTGATCCGCAAGGAGAGGGTGGCCACGGGGGCGCTCGCGGAGCTGGGCCCGCTGGGCGTGGGCGACTACATGCTGTCCGGGCAGGCCGAGGGCTTCCGGGACGTGGACATGCCCGCGCGCGTGAAGGCCGGCGAGACGCAGATCGAGCTGGAGATGACGCGGGCGACGCTCATCTCCGGCCAGGTGATCGACGAGTACGGGCGCCCCGCGCCCAACGTCTCCGTGCTGGTGCAGCCCACCGGGGACAACGTGATCGCGGACGTGGAGGGGCGCTTCACGGCGCAGGTGCCCTCCCCGGGCCTGTACGAGCTGCACGCGCACCACTCGGAGTGGGGTGGCGGCCGGCTGAAGGTGACGGCGCCCGCGACCGATGTGCGCCTGGAGCTGCAGCCGGCCGCGGCGATGGAAGTGACGGTGATGTCCCAGGGAAGGCGGGTGGAAGGCGCGGACGTCGTCCTCTGGGTGGATCAGCAGGGCATCTTCCGCAGTGATCGCCCCTCCGGGCCCGACGGGGTGGTGCCCATGCGCGGCCTGCCGGTGGGCTCCTACTGGATGGTGGCCTCGCACGCGGACTACCTGCCCTCGGAGCGCCAGCAGGTGCAGGTGGACGACGGGCAGGTGACGAAGGTCACCGCCGAGCTCAGGCCCGGAGCCACCCTCACCGGAGACGTGGCGGACGATCAGGGGGCGCCCGTGGCCGGGGCCACGCTGGTGGTGATGCCTCGCGGCGGCGAGCCGGTGGCGAGCGACGGGCGAGGGCACTTCGAGATCCGCGCGCTCCGTCCGGAGACGACCTACCGCGTGGAGGCGCGGCACCCCGGCTACGACCAGGTGGAGCGGGCCGAGGGCCGCGCGGGCGGCCCCCCCGTGAAGGTGGTGCTCAAGCGGCGCCCGGTCTTCCGGGGACGGGTGATGGGGGATGACGGCGCCCCGGTGAAGCGCTTCCGCCTGGATGAGCACGACGTGTCCTCGCCGGATGGCCGCTTCGAGGTGGCGCTGCCGGTGGCGGGAGATCGCGTCATCGTCTCGGTGGACGCCCCCGGCTATGAGCCGATGATGGTGGATCGGCCCGTCACCCCGGACCTGGGGGATCTGGTGCTGCAGCGGGCGCCGACGCTCTCGGGGCTCGTGCGCGACGAGGGCGGCGCTCCGGTGGCGGACGCCGTGGTGACCTGCGAGGTGTGCGACGAGTCGGTGCTGTCCGGGCCGGATGGCCGCTTCACGCTCGCCAGCCCTCCGTACGTGACGCAGTTCTCGGTGTCGGCGCGCAAGGGCCGGCTGAGCGCGACGATGCCGCTCCTCCGGGGGCTCGACGGGCCGGTGGAGCTGACGCTCCGGCCCGCGACGCGCGTGTCCGGCACGGTCTATCTGCCCGGCGGCCAGCCCGCGGCGGGCTTCCAGCTCGAGGGCGTGAACGCCGATCGGGGAGATCCCGTCGTCGTGGTGACGGGCCCGGACGGGCAGTACAGCGTGGACCTGGCGCCGGGCAACTATCGCTTCATGCTGGGCGCGGACCGCGAGTTCGCCGGCGAGCCGGCCTTGCTGGTGCGCGTCGATGGCGTGGAGCAGCGGCTGAACATCGGGCCGGCCCCGGGCACGGGCGCCATCACGGTGCTGCTCAGGCCGGAGCGCGGCAAGGCGCTCTGGGTGGTGGCCGGTGACGTGCAGGGCCTGGGCAGTCCGCCCACGGAGCTGCTGCGCGCCGGCTACGGGCAGATGATCTACCAGCCGCGCACCGAGCGCGTGACGCTGCAGGGCCTCCCGCCCGGGCGGTACACGGTGGTGTGGGGCAACTTCCACGCGGAGACGCCGGGAGGCCCGGTGGTGCAGACGGTGGAGGTGCCGGGCTCGAGGGAAGTGTCGCTCGTGCGCTGA
- a CDS encoding DUF2378 family protein, which yields MGCWARCRSSTTSTTPSSTSSAWPSRRRSSSATGGGNFDAALRELGRKGMRDFLGSTAGKTFLSFSIKDPRRSLTNLPVLFRTVASYGSRAVEWRGPRHCHIVMKRDFLPPAYHEGAFQALMEFLHLRCVEVTGQVTGALDSEYELRWQ from the coding sequence GTGGGCTGCTGGGCCAGGTGCCGCTCTTCGACTACTTCCACTACTCCATCCTCGACTTCCTCCGCCTGGCCTTCACGGCGGCGCAGTTCCTCAGCCACGGGGGGGGGGAACTTCGATGCGGCGCTGCGCGAGCTGGGGCGCAAGGGGATGAGGGACTTCCTGGGGTCCACGGCCGGAAAGACGTTCCTGTCCTTCTCGATCAAGGATCCGCGCCGGTCGCTGACGAACCTGCCGGTGCTCTTCCGCACGGTGGCCAGCTACGGAAGCCGGGCCGTGGAGTGGCGGGGGCCTCGGCACTGCCACATCGTCATGAAGCGAGACTTCCTGCCGCCGGCGTACCACGAGGGCGCGTTCCAGGCGCTGATGGAGTTCCTTCACCTGCGGTGCGTGGAGGTGACGGGTCAAGTGACGGGGGCGCTCGACAGTGAGTACGAGCTGCGCTGGCAGTAG